The segment gacaGGCTTGACACAGGTCTTGATCCCCGGttgtctgcatgcaacacggcagcagttccactgctctattccctcagcccaaatgttttggttgactactattttgaacatctcagattgaataatttccgaaggagattaatatgagaaaaaggccagcaaagttcccatagcattaggtaagaaaactgatcgccgtcgttgttgattgtaatcaaacattaatggaatttcaatttcctccacttcttggccgacgaagaaggcaaacactgcaagctcagccaggtcacgtcacgtctacggaaagagagagtgtccgacttcatagcagcgtttgtagccccgcccctgcagccgccagcagatctcgctcatgcagtcaggcagcaggaggtcaacttgaacgcgcctataGTGTAGAGAGTCTGATCAGGAAAAGGCTTTAGCTTCTACATGACATGTGGTCAGCTTGTAGCTCCAGCTATCATCGTCATTTCCTCCTGCTGTTTGTGATTAGGAAAAGGATCGCTTGTGAGTTATATTCACATTTTCAGTAAATTCTGTTTCTGCACAGGTGTTGATGTAGTGCATTTTGATACGTAACGTAAATGTTTTAGTTATTTGCATGTAACCATTACTAATGTTAAGTTACCAGTGAACTACAACTATCTACATTATCTACATGTTATGAACAGTTATTGACATTATCATCTCTGTGAATATATTATGTAATATGAGTAACCATTCAGTATTTGATGCTATATTTTTTGGTatcatttcagttttacaaAATTGTGTCATGAGAATGAAGACAACAGTAAAGACCGTTCAACTTTATTCCAGCTTCTGACTTTCTCTTGGAGCTTGTGTGCTATCTGTCAAtttgtgtacacacacagacactgaggACAGAATAGAAAATCTTTTACacttttcaaatcatcacagttttagttttaaggattttcagctagtgttttcattttataatgggtgtgtattgtgtAAGCTacagtgcgtgacatcatcgctagagtgtaGAGCAgttggaagaactggagaaaaaatactcttcagcttgatttggatcccacatcttttacttcacatagacaatacatacatagaaatgtagaaaATCTTGTTGGTTTTCAGCtaatggtcttatttcagatgtaggacacTTTTGGATGTGGAAGCCCCAGAGCGACAAGTACTCCAACAACTCTTACATAAGCCGCCATGTTAATTTTAAgcctaaatttctggaggagagcagacaggaCCTGTTTTGTCTCTTGCTCTGGTgccctcatttttcactctacagaaataaaaaaagacatcagaGTTCAACAATGACTCCTGTGACTcagtatataaatattttggcgataaccattacagtttttttcaaaaatggcaGGAGTTTGGAAggtgttttcccattcattcttatggggacactCTCTTCTTTGCCTCGGCTACTGCTCCGCATATGTATCTCTTGTGTCTGAAAGTCCTGTAAACCTTCCACTGAATCTAATACTGAATTTTTACTTTATACTTACCATATACCTGTTTGCAAGATATAGATTAAGCTAACTCACTCAAATAACCATATTCGTCCATAAATCCTACTTCTGCATAGGACCACACACATAGTATGCACCCTTATAGTTACTTGCAattcttgaataaaaaaaaaagtatttattgtaAAGATGAGTCATATACAACTCCATATCGTGTTAAATTggtgctttcattttttttaggtttgtgacactgctgcagggagacaaattccaacagtacaaaagtcagtTCCATGAAACAGTACTGAACACCATcatggaggcttacccactgcttaacaaaaacaagctgaaaactgaactgtctcacatctacagcaatgatgagttcaaGAATtgtagtggagctgtggctctgtaTCAGATGGTCACGGAGAGCAATCTTCACAATAACgtttcagagactgtggctctgctaaaGATCCTTATCACAATTTCTATGACTACAGCTGAGTCTGAGCGGTGCTTCTATGGAGTAGAAACTGATGAAAGACATCCATGACTTTAACCACAAACTCACTGAGAAATGTGCATTTGTCAAGGAGAAAAGCGCAACATTTATGTatacaaagtaaaactgaaaacacctgaacagtttctttACAGATTTAATGTTACTACTAATTGTCAACAATATTCTGCTCATAAGgcagcagagaaaaacaaccCACCTTTCCTCCTATATTCTTTTTAGTTTCATGAAACTTTAAGAACCATATCACCTTGGAAATCTAATGTGCAGTGCTACTGTTTTCGTCtgaccactagatgtcagtacaatgtttgtaacagtataTTTcatctgtaagtgttaaaacGATAGTATTATGATAAAAAAcgtttggagatttgttttgacactttatataatatataaatagtatcataatacatatttatatatttatatatgggGGGGGTTGTTATGACATGTTTTGTGCATTCAACAGTAGCATACACATTTCTCACTCATCCACACATCACATTCATAACTGATGCAGTTACTTTTCATACCAAACATTAAGGTTGTTGCACTTTAACATGACTTGTCTCATCTTTGTCGCATGAATTGAGCCAGTTTGTGACAACAATAACGTTATATAATATGGGGTGACTGCTGTCTATTTTCTTAGTTCATCAGGTGTTGCTGTTCATCAGTTGAACTGACAGTGAGTCAATATTCACCATCATGACCATTTTTACTGTCAATTTACACTTTTATGATTTACCATATATTTAGGATTTTTGGTCTGCAGAGGAGGCACAGCAAGAGTGGAAACATTGTAAGGGTGATGCCAGTGCCAACACTATGAGCAATATCTTGTGTGGAGGACATCAAGTCCAGCTTCAAAATCTTTTTACCAGAGTTTATGGATGAAATGATACTGGCTGTGACAAACCTAGAGTGGGGAAGCATGTGATTAGGGAGATATGGTGAGCATTTGACCAGGTCTGTCTCCAAACCTACATGTGTCTATTGATTCTGGTTGGACCTCATCACCCTCTGCTAGTCTGGTTAGGAGGTTGCAAACCCCAGCTGCTGCCCCCCCAACGACAGCAACAACACTGACATGCTACAAATGTGATGCCTTTGTTTGCAAGACACACTCCCACCTGATTGTATAATGCCACTCCTGTGTGTCGAAAacacccatgcacacacacttggtAGAATCTGGTTGAAGTCAACAGCGGACACGATGATTTCAAAATATCGTCATTGAAATCTCCCATGACAGCAATTGTGTTACTTTGTGGATTCAGCCAATCAAGTAATTTGCCTAAATTTACTTTAAACAACGGCATGGGATAAGATGGTGGTCTATAGATTACTGCTATCAAAAGGCTGTATGTAGTGCAGTGGTAAACCAAACATTCTAAATTGACATTTGGTACCTGGAAAACATTGCATGCCAAATTGTCTGCACTATACAGGCCAACTCCACCACGTTGTTGGCCTTGAATTTCTGTCAATATTGGGTCGCTGCTATTGTAGGATAAATTCCTTGGCTGATTATGATAAGCATAACCATCCATCTTTACAGTTTCAAATGAGGAAACTGCAGGCAGCCATGTTTCTGTAACAGCAATGCAGTTAGGCTGCaaatgctgtgtgcaaagtgcCAAATCAGATACATGTGAGGTCAAATTCTGCACATTCAtcaaaaacacagtaaaggTCTGTGTATTGAATTTGTGCCTTGAAATATTCTCGACCATGAAGGGAGGTATGTTTTCAATTGCATCTTCGATTGTGTCCTTACAATAAGATGGCTTTCTCCTTAAAGTCACTAATCACCAACCCTGACAAATTTCTAACCCGACTTAAAGCTACATACGCCTGTCCAGCTGCAAAAATCCTTTCAAGCGACACGACTGCTTTATCTACTGTAATGCCTTGTACTTTATGTACTGTACAGGCCCAGGCGAGCTTCAGTGGAAATTGCCGACGCATTCCACCCTTTTTAGTCACCCTCTCCTCTTCAGGTTCAATGCCCGTGGAACCCATTTCTACTGCAGAGGCAAATGCACAGCGTTTCCTCTTCTGTATGCCTACCCTATCGTCATCAAATTTAACATACACCGTCTGAGGAAACCGTGTTCCATCATTCTCCGGATAAACTATGTGTGTCACAGTGCCACACGCCCCATTAACTAGACCATCCGCCACATCTAAGTTTTTCAACAGCATTACACGGGCATCTTTCCCTAAAAGCAGTGTCTCATCCAGACATGTGTCATATGCTCTGGAATGATGTCCGCTTATCAACTCGAGCTTGCCTGTTTTCTTACTATTGACATAATCCTGTGCCTCTATCTCCACATGATCCGGACAACTCTTAAACAACTCCTTTACATTATGCTCATTTACTTGTCGATTTGTCGGAAATATGTGCAAAGCTGAGCTGACTTCGCCGGTTTCACAATGTTTCAATATTTCAATGTCGCTATCCAACATCGGGGTACCTTTTGAACGAGTTCGAACTCTGTTCAACAACTCTGCAAATACGGGATCTTTCTGACGTACAACGGTTTTCAATTCTGCAACCTTAAACAACCGAGACCACAAATCACCACCTTCCAGGTCATCTAAATACAGAGGTCTCCCTTTCACTGGAGGCAACTGATAAAAATCTCCAACTGCAATTACACTAACGTTTCCAAACGGGGAATAGTCACCAGATTGCTTAATTTGTCTTAATCTCCCATGGATATAAGACAATAGTTTGTGATCAACCATGGAGATTTCATCTATTATCAAAAGTTGCAAGCTACTATATTTAGCACGTAAAgaattcagcttctcctcaccCAATGGAGTGTAAGGTAAGCGTACGTCTTTACCTATGCTAAAAGCATTGTGAATTGTAGCTGCATTTAAATTGTGTGCAGCTATCCCCGTAGGAGCTGTTAGTAGAACGCAAATGTCGTCCAGTTCGTGACACCCTCTCTGCAACAACCTATTTGCCTCGTATTGTATAGCCCTGATCAAATGGCTCTTACCTGTCCCTGCCCCACCTGTAATAAGTATGTATCGGATCTGGCTTTGCGCCATTTACCCTATCCAAGCACCACTGCCTAATCTGATAAAAAATACACATCTGTGTCTCATTCAGAGACCTAACTAAAGCCAAACCATCTTCTCTGTTGAGGAGATTGTTCCTCTTTTCCAAATGTGCAACATCTTTACTGTTCACAGCCAAATCTGGAATGCCATCTACATGTTCCTCCACtatctgctctgtctctctacgTTCCTCGATACACTCTAAACGCTCCAACTCCTGCTCTGGGCACAGCTCGCACCAGGCATCTTCTACAACACCCTCCGTATCAATTGAATTTTGGATATCATCCAACTCGTCTGCATCTCTTTCAAATTTGCATCTGTTCGAATCAACAACCGCTTTAACCGAATGCATCAATTTATCACCTAATTTCACACGACCGTGTCTATAAAACTGCTCAAACATCTCAAACCCTGCCGGTTTGAGCTGCCCATCTGTACGATACGGCAGGAACAACTGCAAAATGCTCTGATAGAACAATTCCGGATTCTTAGTCTCCGAAAACAGCACGTAACGAACAACAGCAGGTTGCGTACGTGTTCTTTtcacaacaaaaccacaatcATCATCCAATTTAACCCGATGGCCAGCCGTTTCGTTTTTACTCAAAACACGATACTCTGATGCAAATGTTGCCAAACACATATCATTAAATGTACCATTTTTCGGCCTATTCTTGTACCTGTCAACAGAACTCCTCATCCACATATCTTCATCGGTAAGATCATGTGATGATGCCTTTTGTTTTAACACACTTAAAGGCAAACTCATTCTAACTGTATTCTCCCCTACtggcacaaacacaactttCCTAGAGCACTCCTTAAGATGCATGTTTGTCAATCTATACACCGCCTCTTGAGCACAAACATCCCCGTTGTGTAAATACACACTTCCTAAATTTTTCAATGCATCTTTAGCACTACTATTACCCTCTTTAGCCTCTTCCCTCCGAGCATTTCCTAACAACAACCCCATCTCCTTTTCTGCCTTGGAGATGTAAGAAATAATGTACACTACACAAGCATAGGCATCAACGACATATTGGATGTCAATATTAGCATTCCAGCATTTTAAAAGCGGTTTGCTATATTGATTGATCCAAACTTTGTTCGCCTGCCTCTTCAAAACAACGTGCGTCTTCCTGGCTACTCTGTTGTAAGCAGCCTCAAAACGACTTTGGTTTAATCCTAAATGTCCAAACAACTCTTCCACACTATCAAAACTGGCATTGTCATCTGAAAGAGCCTCCTTAATCTTTGTCATAATGTTAACTGCAATCTCTTTTTTCATGATTGCTGGTTTTTTCTGGCCCTCATTCTTGCATGCACAACGGTCCAATTTATGTGCTTCATTTAGGCCTACCTTACATTTACAAGACTTTTTGTCATCCTCTTCACTGACTGGACgtgaaatgaaagtttttgcGGATGGTGGCTTGGGAAAATTGAAACGACAAACAGTTTTATTCTTTTCACAAGATTTTGAATGTCGTTTTGAATGCTGTTGCACAGATGTAACAATCTCCAATAATGTTTCATCCTGTGCTGGTAATTCACATGTCACATAATGATCAATAAACTCAACTACCTcctcatctgtgtttttatcaattATTGGGGCATTCTCTATCCAAAAGAGGCAGTGAACATGTGGTGATCCACGCTGCTGGAATTCCACCCTATAAAAATAATCCTTTATTTTGCCAATAGGATTAGATGGAGACATAAGCACCTCTCTCAAAAAACAATGCCAGCGAAAATCAAACATTCTGGCCGAAGTTGACACCTCTCTGCATAATCCTACTGCTCAGCTGTCTCTGTTCTACCTGCCTGCTTCAAAATACTATTGAGGAGACTTTTCCACCGCATATCAGCTGAAGAAAACGAACAAAACCACGTCGGGACACCCAGCCGACGAACACAAGCCAACAAATCACGCTGGGCTCCTTGCCAAAAAGATGGGGTACCTCTGATAGGTTTAAGAAAACGAAACCCATCatcaaactgcaacaacttttTCAAAGATTCCTCAtcatttaatacatttctaCTGACCTTTGATATAGCACCTCCTTTACCCTTTCGCAGTGCTATTGATACATTTGACACAACCTGTTCTACCTCAGATAAGTACTGAGCAAAAAAGAtgtattcaacattttgtgCAAATCTACCATCAGCATGTAGAATCCTGTTATTAAAATAATGCGACAAAGTCAAACGATGCGGCCTACTGTCATGATATGTACTATGTCCAGTAGGAAACAACACTGGGAAGCATTTAGCTTCATTTGTATGATCAGACAACAACCTCACAGGAGAGTTCCCTTCTGCTGGAGCCAAATTCAATATATTATCAAAATATTGATCCAGTGTTTCCTGACTAATATCCACAGGCATAAGACAAGTGTCCTGAAACATACAATGGTTTTGTCTATCATGCAGAAGCTCATCTTCGCCAACATCTGCAGATACTTCACCACCCGCATCACAATCACTATCCGATTCGCTACAAAACGTATTTATCCAAGCTTCATTAAACTCAACATCTTTATAATGgacatttgtctgttttaaataCTGCAAAGCCTGCCTTACGCGCATACTGTCAACAAACTCATAGTCATAATGTCCTTTATAAGTAAGCTTCCGCTTCAACTTTACTGGCAACAAAGATCCTTCCATGTCTGTATGTGGCAGCAAATTGCTCGTCTGCACAATATTTGCAGGAACACATGTTACAGGTCCATGTACTCCATTTTGCCCTCCTTTAGGCAACGCCAACATCTTCATGAACGGAATATGCAACGCTATCAAATGTTTCTCTAACCTTTTCAAACACGCAAGTACTGGTGGAATGGGACAAAGCGCCAAATTGTTCAATGCACATTCAGGTGGCATTACACCATCTATAATGCAAGAATGACACTTGCTACAAATCCACAGCATACTTCTAGCTGTACCCAACCATTTACACGGCAATATGCAGTCTTcattacatttatgtaaatatttgtcACTAATACATTTATCAGCAATTAACATGCTTTCTTTGGTTTTAGTataattttctcttttacacTTCAAAACCTGATTCTTAAACAACCCTCTGTAGCATACACAGCACACAAAATCTGGCCCATCTTTAACTTTGTCCCAAAACTGTTCTCTAACATAATCAAACTCCTGTGACTTTTGTTTATGCTTTTCCCTCTTTAATTTATTTCCTGCTATAACACGCTCCTTATATTCAATACCGTCATGATATTTGCGTATACTCTCGGCCATTAAATACTCTCTGTATACTTCATTGTCCCTATATTTCTCTTGACTCCTTTTCTTAACTTTATCCTTAAATACTTCATTTTCGCTATATTTCTTTACACTCATTTCCTTAACTTTATCCTTATACACTTCATTTTTCCTatattgtcttttatttctttcaatAACTTTCGTCTTATGCATACCATTTGTGTTATATTTCTGTTTAGCATTgtccttctttttctccctaTACAAATCATTTAGCTggtatttcctttttatttttgagcTCCTTTTCCTTATCAAATACTTAGAAGTATTAACATTAGTTggcttaaatgtaaatgaagactGCTCTTGCATAGACCCAGTACTATCCTGCTGTTCTATAACTTCAATATCGATAACTTCTTCAGCTACACAACCTGAAGCAACAACCGGACTTGAACTCTCAGCACAAACACTACTCTGTCTACTTTGCCGTCTAAGATTGTACCCTCCGGAACAAGACGCATTCACTTTGCAGTACCTATAACAACTCTGCATCTCAGGCTGcataacacaaacaacattttcattatggTTACCATTACAATTCTCTAAATACACTGCCTGATTGGACAACTGCCTATTCTTGCAACTGTATTCAAGCCAGCGATCACCACAATACGTGAAAATATTCACTCCTaaacaatctgctgctgcttgaaTCTCTACCTCAGTGGCCCAAGTACCAACACATTGCATTCTCGATCTACTCACATAATCTGCCATTGACGAATACTCGCGACGCAAAGTATATGCTAGAGGATTGGCCCGTAACTGCTTAAACACAGCTAGACTAACCGCTCTAAAGAAACAATTACCATCACCAACTATTTGCTCGTTCCTACAAGGAGCCCCTAACGCACCAACCTCTGGCGACACCAGATCAAGTTTCACCGACTCTACATTCAACTGTTTGCACAAAGCTTGTGCAATGTCGCTGCGCAGCGGATTAAACTCAAGTCTTTTACTTCTCACATCACTGACAAATACAACGTCTGAATTAACCATATTAACATCcctgcttttcaactttttggaTGTACGATCACCCAATGAAATCTTGCGTTTCACACCTGTCtgactgttgctgctgtcaagTGTTACCTGTTCAGCCGACACTTCAAGTGCTGGCTGAAGAGGTAAGCTACAACCAAACTCAACCTCTCTGCTTTCAACAGTTGCACTTTGACTTTTGTGAGTGACAAAAACACCGGCAATCTCAAACGGCTCATTGCGTTCATTGCGGTGGCAAATTTGCATATGTGATCAAACACACGGTCAAGGCAACTAAAATACACAACAACACTAAACCTGAGCTCATCTACCATGCCATCTGCACCGCGTGCTTGGGAGTCAACAACTGCATACTGCCCATCTCGACCAATTATCATTGGTCGAGATGGGCAGTATGCAGTTGTTGACTCCCACGCACATGTGCTGCCACTCACAGTCAGAAAGCATGTGTCATATTTGCTACACATCTCTCCCAAACCATTCCTGAGAGTGGTGTACACACCTTCATCAACAAACTGTCCCTCAACCACATCAACATCACCAGAAACATAGTTACCATACTCAAACTCAAATTCCTGTCCATCAATGATGGACTCTTTGGGCAAATCAGGAACACACAGCAGTTCAGACCTCCCACTGATGGACTTACTTTCCCACAATGATGTGTAGAGCTTGTCCCCCAACTCTACAACCTTATCCAGATAGTTGGACTGCCAAGAAAACACACTATCAATGCTGTGTTTGGCCAAAGCTACCAAACTTACAGCCATACACTGACGCCCTCCGTATAGGAACCGATCGTTCCCTCGGTGAAAAGTTCCCCTGATGGAACTTACATCGATCTCTGGCCTGACTGACATGCTATCCTTGAGCGTAGCTGCAACACCGACGTCAACACTCCCGCCTGCAAACAACGTAGCACTCTCACTGTCAACATCTAGTGGATATGGCATGACGGAAATGCCATGGACGGCATACCACTTCGCATCTAAAGACTCCTTCAGCTGACGGATGTGAAGCATCAAGTCAGCAAGGGATGTGTTGAACACCAAGATCGACGACAGGCTGAAGGTCCCCCCCCGGCGCAGCGACGGTGGTGGTGGCAACctagatgaaagaaaaaaaacattaaatgatttgaataatttaagtatgctattattattataaaaatggATTACAcaccagggttcgtacacatttttcaaggtcaaattcaagaaCTTTTCTAGCACTTTTAAGGGCCATTTAccaaattttccagcaccttatcgctggggtaaaatacatatctacaggaatatactcaagattatttttttcactttttatcacaattatgtacattgtattacgctgtcaacatctaaaatgatgtttcatactagcaaaaactttgtgttctcctttaagttcTAAAGTTTTATcccaaaaaagggaagccactttcCCTTCAGGTAAGGCGTTCTTCAGGTATACTTGCACCAAGAGatacctgagagcaccctgtaattttctttttttgacaaaaaGAATAATACTTTAATactgaacgtgtcatcagtccaaattgcatcaaagtCACCTTCTCCttagccatccttctctattgctaccaggctgcatgtgtgatgatacacacagagactttatttctccttgtaataagcaaattatccagtctgatcacaatgttgccaagacagagttataatgtcaagcactttcaagcacttaaactaaaatccaagcacttttcagaccttgaaaacacaacaatgaaattcaagcactttcaaggatttcaagcacccgtacgaaccctgacacacacacagtttgcacAAAACTGTACTAACCTCCCCCCTGGCGTCCACTTTCAGATGAGCAGTTGCAGGCGGTGGCACAGGTTTCACCACGGGCAAAGCTCTCGCCGAGACctagaaaacattttgttgttcgGTTTATTGCATTTATACGGTTTATTGTTTATTGCGGTTATACGGCAGACatgcaaaaaatacatattttttaatcCAAATACTGAATACAATTGCTACAAACCTTCTGGCGTGCAGAAGTCCGACGATGTTCCACTTTTGGACgctgatgaaagaaaaacaaaataaactttctCAAGCCATATTTGGGCAAAAGCCCTTGTGGACAATATTGTGCAGTATCGGAAAAAAGgagatgctaaaaacagttgaACCAACCAACATACACCACTTGCATGCAGTTTACCTTTGAGCTTCGTGGAACAGCAGTAGAATCAGGGCTAGGAAGATGGGATGGAACAGCAGCATCCATCGCAGCCAACACCGAACTGCTGAACCAAACAGGGTTGGGCTGGATGAAAGACTCCAGAAGTGGAGTTGCGTCAATCTGTCAAATACATATACAGAAAGACTATTGTCAAAATTCCATCATCAAATCAACAATCATATCCAAAACAGTCTAGGCTAAAATCAATCATAACATATCTGCTGCTGAACCACCCTCTCTGCACAAGAGGACTGCTCAAGTTCCTCAGGTGCTCTCCTCTGTAATGACAAAATAAGATCCTTTGTATTAAAcaaccaatcaaccattacagagGTCGgctgttaaaaataaacatcaaccACACGATGACGGTGTGTAAACAATTACCTTCCTGCCCTTGTTAACAACGGTCCACTCAAAGGGGTTTGATGGACGAGGTACGGTGACCTCTCCCTTCACAACCACCTTTGGAACAACCTGCCTACGAGGCGGCGACGCTCTGGGAGCAGGCTGAGGCTTTGGTGTCGGAGGATGCAGGAATTCGTATGCAACACTCCACAGCAGCCCAGCAAAAATGGGCATGCCGTCACTATCACTGAGGTGAACctgcaaaaataatgaaaataaaacagcttaaaCTATATCTGCAATAAACTTGTCATTCAACGACAGAGAAAATGTAGACGAGACTATATTTTACTTACACCATCTTTGCTCCACAGCTTAAGCCAGTCCATGGGGAAATGCTCAGCAAAGGGGAAGTACCTGACAcctaaaaaagacaaatatcatCAATTATACTAACATCTCTATgcatttcatttaaagttttaGATAACACAACCGTAATGATCATGGAAATTATAACTTTCATTCAAACAGTCTGCCTAATAACACATCATCCATTGTATTTTAAGTGCATTTAAACTCTACTCTTTTTAAAACTTACCCATACGTGCTGCCACACGGCGGAACTCTTCACGCAACAATTGCTGCTGATTGACTTCAACAGTCAAACGGGGTGCAAAGTCTGTGACACACACCTGTAGAGTAAAGTGGTTGTTAATAACAGAATACAAATGTTCTGATACTGACATAACTaatgatataaatatacattattCTGCAACAGataatatatcaatatatatacacacacacacacaagaatatAAACCTACGTTAGGCCATCGCGAGCAGGCACTGAGCAGGAGCTTAGCAAAGTCTGCCCCAGCCTCGTCGATGGTCCTGCTGGATGTCAGGTTGTTGCTTGGTGCAATGACCAGGACTGCGTCAGGAGTCCGAGGAACAGCAGCATGTAGCAACTCGGTCCTCAGCTCCATCGCACAGGCCCCGGGCGTGCACATGAGGCCAAAGGAGAGTGAGCCCTCTGGCATCGGGACAAAGCCATCTACGATTGCGCGTAGATGGGAATCACAGACAACAAGAACAAACTGGAAAAAGAGATTAGATTGCTGTAGAATGAAAATCACTAATAAactcttttatacttttattgttatcttttattattatgttaccTTCTTGTCAGGTGATTCGCACGGCAAGACCAGCTTGTGCTGACGGCCTGTCAGCGACTTTGACCACTGGTTCACAGCATGGTGCTTACCGGTGCCGGACTCTAttgataaacagaaaaaaacaacaagatacATATACTTAATGAAGCCTTTCAAATCATCATTGCAAatcatgtaaacacaacacaccttGCCACTAGGAAAATATGTATAGTGTACACATCTAAGGAAAAGATTTACATACGTGAGACAGAGGCATTGGGAGGCTGCTGCGGTTCCACGTCAACCTTTCGCCATTCTGCCAGACGTTTTTTGGCTGCCTCCGAACGACGAAAAGACTTGCCCCGTGGCATCTAATAACATTTAAACAATGACTTAATATTGACATTCCAACTCATCTTTAGACTGCAATAATTGGACAAAATTCATCTTAACACGTTTAACAAGCAAGCAGTGATGGGAGAAGAATTAAGATTGTTTActtgaagtgaaactctcaccaaaatgcaacctaggcttttttttgttaatgtatacgaatcaaaccttcgtgtaaaaggtataatgacaaaagaggcacttttaatgTTGACCGTATTTT is part of the Sparus aurata unplaced genomic scaffold, fSpaAur1.1, whole genome shotgun sequence genome and harbors:
- the LOC115577940 gene encoding uncharacterized protein LOC115577940, giving the protein MPRGKSFRRSEAAKKRLAEWRKVDVEPQQPPNASVSQSGTGKHHAVNQWSKSLTGRQHKLVLPCESPDKKFVLVVCDSHLRAIVDGFVPMPEGSLSFGLMCTPGACAMELRTELLHAAVPRTPDAVLVIAPSNNLTSSRTIDEAGADFAKLLLSACSRWPNVCVTDFAPRLTVEVNQQQLLREEFRRVAARMGVRYFPFAEHFPMDWLKLWSKDGVHLSDSDGMPIFAGLLWSVAYEFLHPPTPKPQPAPRASPPRRQVVPKVVVKGEVTVPRPSNPFEWTVVNKGRKIDATPLLESFIQPNPVWFSSSVLAAMDAAVPSHLPSPDSTAVPRSSKRPKVEHRRTSARQKVSARALPVVKPVPPPATAHLKVDARGEVATTTVAAPGGDLQPVVDLGVQHIPC